The genomic window ACAAAATTTGAGTTTTACTTTTTTATTTGAATTAGAATGTTTTTTTACATAGGTTTTAATTAGACTTTCAGCTAAGTAGTATATGCCAAATAAAAATAATACTATAAAGCTTATTATTGAAGTAACATTATAAGGAATAACTTTTTTTATTACAGAACCTAAAGCAAGAGCTAAGGCAAGAAAAGAGGAAGAAATAATATTAATTATGTTTGCAGAGATAAAAGGTATTTTTATTTTATTTGTACCATAAGCAACACTAGCTACAAATGAATCTAGGCATACTACGGATACTAATAATAAGGATTCTAACACATTATATCACTCCTTACTTAGGTAAATATCTAATATAGAAATGCAATATGTCATATTTATTGAACTTTTATATAAGGCTCTGTTTTAAAGTAGTTTTAAATTTTAACTTTGATAAAATTTTCTATATGTTGATTCAAGGATATGTTTTAAATTAAGGATATGTTTTAAATTGTTGAATATATTATAATGAAAATTTCTTAAAACATTGCCATATATAAATTTAACTATTAATATGTTATTCTTTTACTTATAAATGGTTACAAAATACAGTTTATTGTCAATTGAAAAATTGTATAATTAAAAATCTAAAATGCGAATTG from Clostridium sp. MB40-C1 includes these protein-coding regions:
- the ytaF gene encoding sporulation membrane protein YtaF, whose protein sequence is MLESLLLVSVVCLDSFVASVAYGTNKIKIPFISANIINIISSSFLALALALGSVIKKVIPYNVTSIISFIVLFLFGIYYLAESLIKTYVKKHSNSNKKVKLKFCDLNFIIDIYIDETKADADHSKTLNPKEALYLAIALSLDSLAVGFGSSLGNINYIQIIILCLVMNMIAIYGGMFIGKKFVEKSKLNLSWLSGVILIILATMRIL